From the Microbacterium sp. W4I4 genome, one window contains:
- a CDS encoding MDR family MFS transporter/patatin-like phospholipase family protein codes for MMLQSARRGVSESREPGAVVRRGRVPERTVLLVASFGALLAFLDATIVNIAFPSIRESFPDESISEISWVLNAYNIVFAAFMIVFGRLCDLLGRRRVYLLGVAVFTISSLVCALAPSLGVLVGARIVQALGAAMLVPASLAVVIDGFPAARRARAVGLWSAAAAVASGLGPPIGGALVEAGGWQWAFWVNLPLGALAWWLGRRQLVNSRAPGRRRMPDLRGALLLAGSLGLINAAIIKGDDWGAASLMLWLVVGGAVVLFGGFILSSMRHRSPVLDLAMMRNRSFLVANIATLVAGVGFFAYMLGNVLWLQYVWQYTLLEAGLALVPGALVAALVAGLLEPIAARVGYRWIIAGGFVVWALGYVWYVTVVGTTPNFLAEWLPGQIISGIGVGATLPLLAASTLATQPDGKYATASAVISSARQIGGTIGVALLVVILGTPTAATVVQDLRDGWTMSIYAFAAGAVITLFLGRVDHGGHVAATDAEERPSPLRMPDAARSVVLRRAIPTPEESLFGRLPEPARERLRADAPRRTVPAGEWLLRQGESADSMFVVISGRAEVVIDDEVVREIGPGAVVGELALFTDGPRSASIRARRDCQVLEVSRELLQHTIGEDAGALSALVTALAGQLAEASPPAARTASRPRLIAVVGAGAGAPVQAVAGMLHRGLSAHLRVALLSGAHTPEQVDRAEADSERVMLVADGSDEVWVGRCAREADAVVLVARAEDIPPEALPTMTSRPELVLVGAPGRAVRQIWLDAVDPWRVSEITMNDAGSPGRPPEGIRGLIDRLAGRSLALVLGGGGARALTHVGVLMELEEAGLRVDRIAGSSMGAVVSGYYATGASAAELGAVTYREFVREDMLGDYGLPRTSLARGRRVHRALVRCFGDLNIEEQPRGFRCVSTDLLTRAPVMHRRGPMGQAIKSSARLPVLFTPIPSEGRLLVDGGVLDNLPVDTMVERDEGPVVAVNISMGGGGHVRAPGEAPRPVRIPPLGETMLRTLMIGGGGAAEAQNLGAWVITPHSMGVGLLEFHQFDRMVEAGRAAARDLLDQAGGELFASR; via the coding sequence ATGATGTTGCAGTCTGCCCGCCGGGGCGTGTCCGAGTCGCGCGAGCCCGGTGCCGTCGTGCGGCGGGGACGGGTACCTGAGCGGACCGTGCTGCTGGTGGCCTCGTTCGGGGCGCTGCTGGCGTTCCTCGACGCGACCATCGTCAACATCGCGTTTCCCAGCATCCGCGAGTCGTTCCCCGACGAGTCGATCAGTGAAATCTCCTGGGTGCTGAACGCGTACAACATCGTGTTCGCCGCGTTCATGATCGTGTTCGGCCGACTCTGCGACCTTCTGGGGAGGCGCCGGGTCTACCTGCTGGGGGTGGCCGTCTTCACGATCTCGTCGCTGGTGTGCGCGTTGGCGCCGTCGCTCGGTGTGCTGGTGGGGGCGAGGATCGTGCAGGCGCTGGGTGCCGCGATGCTCGTGCCCGCCTCGCTCGCCGTGGTGATCGACGGGTTCCCCGCGGCGAGGCGGGCGCGGGCCGTGGGCCTGTGGTCGGCGGCCGCCGCGGTCGCATCGGGGCTGGGGCCACCGATCGGGGGCGCGCTGGTCGAGGCGGGCGGCTGGCAGTGGGCGTTCTGGGTGAACCTGCCGCTGGGGGCGCTCGCCTGGTGGCTGGGGCGGCGTCAGCTGGTGAACAGCCGCGCCCCCGGCCGCCGTCGGATGCCGGACCTGCGCGGCGCCCTGCTGCTGGCGGGCTCGCTGGGGCTGATCAACGCCGCCATCATCAAGGGCGACGACTGGGGCGCGGCCAGCCTGATGCTGTGGCTCGTGGTCGGCGGGGCGGTGGTGCTGTTCGGCGGGTTCATCCTGAGCTCGATGAGGCACCGCTCGCCCGTGCTCGACCTGGCGATGATGCGCAATCGCTCGTTCCTGGTCGCGAACATCGCCACGCTCGTCGCGGGGGTCGGCTTCTTCGCGTACATGCTGGGCAACGTGCTGTGGCTGCAGTACGTCTGGCAGTACACGCTCCTCGAGGCGGGGCTAGCGCTGGTGCCCGGGGCGCTGGTCGCGGCCCTCGTTGCGGGACTGCTCGAGCCGATCGCCGCCCGGGTCGGCTACCGCTGGATCATCGCGGGCGGCTTCGTCGTCTGGGCGCTCGGCTACGTCTGGTACGTGACGGTGGTGGGGACCACGCCGAACTTCCTTGCGGAGTGGCTGCCAGGGCAGATCATCAGCGGCATCGGGGTGGGTGCGACCCTGCCGCTGCTGGCGGCATCGACGCTGGCGACGCAGCCCGACGGGAAGTACGCCACGGCATCCGCGGTGATCTCCAGCGCCCGCCAGATCGGCGGCACGATCGGCGTCGCGCTGCTGGTCGTCATCCTCGGCACTCCCACTGCGGCGACCGTCGTGCAGGATCTGCGCGACGGCTGGACGATGAGCATCTACGCGTTCGCGGCCGGCGCCGTGATCACCCTGTTCCTCGGGCGGGTGGATCACGGCGGTCACGTCGCGGCGACGGATGCCGAGGAGCGGCCCTCACCGCTGCGGATGCCGGATGCCGCACGGTCGGTGGTGCTGCGCCGGGCGATCCCGACGCCGGAGGAGTCGCTGTTCGGGCGCCTGCCGGAACCGGCGCGGGAGCGGCTGCGCGCGGATGCCCCGCGGCGCACGGTGCCCGCGGGGGAGTGGCTGCTTCGGCAGGGCGAGAGCGCCGACTCGATGTTCGTCGTGATCTCGGGGCGCGCCGAGGTCGTGATCGACGACGAGGTGGTGCGGGAGATCGGCCCCGGTGCGGTCGTCGGCGAGCTGGCGCTCTTCACGGACGGGCCCCGCTCGGCATCGATCCGCGCCCGCCGGGACTGCCAGGTGCTGGAGGTGTCGCGCGAGCTGCTGCAGCACACGATCGGCGAGGATGCCGGGGCGCTGTCCGCGCTGGTCACCGCCCTTGCGGGCCAGCTCGCCGAGGCCAGTCCGCCCGCCGCACGGACGGCATCGCGCCCGCGGTTGATCGCCGTCGTGGGTGCCGGTGCGGGCGCCCCGGTGCAGGCCGTGGCAGGCATGCTGCACCGCGGTCTCTCGGCGCACCTGAGGGTGGCGCTGCTGTCCGGCGCGCACACCCCCGAACAGGTCGATCGCGCCGAGGCGGACAGTGAACGCGTGATGCTCGTCGCCGACGGCTCGGATGAGGTGTGGGTGGGGCGCTGCGCACGGGAGGCGGATGCCGTCGTGCTGGTGGCCCGCGCGGAAGACATCCCGCCCGAGGCCTTGCCGACGATGACCTCCCGGCCGGAGCTCGTGCTGGTCGGTGCGCCGGGGCGCGCGGTCAGGCAGATCTGGCTGGATGCCGTGGACCCGTGGCGGGTGAGCGAGATCACGATGAACGACGCCGGATCGCCGGGGCGACCGCCGGAGGGCATCCGGGGTCTGATCGACCGGCTCGCGGGGCGCTCACTGGCGCTGGTGCTCGGCGGTGGCGGGGCCAGGGCCCTGACTCACGTCGGCGTGCTGATGGAGCTGGAGGAGGCCGGGCTGCGCGTCGACCGCATCGCCGGATCCAGCATGGGCGCGGTGGTCAGCGGCTACTACGCGACGGGCGCGTCCGCCGCCGAGCTCGGCGCAGTCACGTACCGCGAGTTCGTCCGCGAGGACATGCTGGGCGACTACGGGCTGCCGCGCACCTCGCTCGCCCGCGGACGGCGCGTGCACCGGGCGCTCGTGCGCTGCTTCGGCGACCTGAACATCGAGGAGCAGCCCCGCGGCTTCCGCTGCGTCAGCACCGACCTGCTCACCCGTGCCCCCGTGATGCATCGCCGGGGACCGATGGGGCAGGCGATCAAGTCGTCGGCACGGCTCCCGGTGCTGTTCACCCCGATCCCCAGCGAGGGGCGGCTGCTCGTCGACGGGGGAGTGCTCGACAACCTGCCGGTCGACACGATGGTCGAGCGCGATGAGGGTCCCGTGGTCGCGGTGAACATCTCGATGGGTGGCGGCGGTCACGTCCGCGCGCCCGGCGAGGCGCCGCGCCCGGTGCGGATCCCACCGCTGGGCGAGACCATGCTGCGCACCCTGATGATCGGCGGAGGCGGGGCGGCCGAGGCGCAGAACCTGGGCGCCTGGGTGATCACCCCGCACTCGATGGGGGTGGGGCTGCTGGAGTTCCACCAGTTCGACCGGATGGTCGAGGCGGGTCGGGCCGCCGCCCGCGACCTGCTGGATCAGGCGGGTGGGGAGCTGTTCGCGAGTCGGTGA
- a CDS encoding AAA family ATPase, with protein sequence MPVSALPTVPPGRLFLGREAEVERVIEALGPGSSSGLVVSVQGEVGIGKTSLIEAVLAREPQGRRILRGATDAMDRRRPFGLLLDALADVLDEDDQRVAAEQSEQIAGERLLAIIEEVAREPALLVLEDLHWADAASLRLLTRLSRTLDQLPLAIIASLRTQARHETVPALDRLLSVLSERGLLHSIVLDPLPEETCLAIAENLTGARVEGELARYTTAAGGNPLFLTEMIRALLRDGAVTLGGRGEALLDAPIGPSPSLATIMMRHLSHLSPQTRELLTTAALLGTRFSPSQLRLVADQPMSELLPLLRESFAAGFIEEIDDDTFGFRHQLIQDVLLHDQPAAVRAELHREVAVTLDAANVSPATVADHLLQAPTAGTDLPWLLRLARRTVTAAPLIAVELWDRVVAGTDAADPMHVSATAGLARAALSAGRAQEAGRLAESALDHAGATEAGTMLRAIELRALLMQHEHTAAHERAMGYAAVQIIEPAERAAHLAFAGWPLFMLGDVEGARRTAREGAELAAEHGNHGARVYALALQGQIASCRGELDEAITLQTEAVSVADRHPSLTAIEAFPHALLAIALADVDRSTESVALVHRGLQVSEQFGYRTGILATHTLAAQARSHSGHLSDIAAELEAHRALLGSMEIRLDPPVRGLRAHVIAQQSGPAAALDAAAQLDPVPGRDLWGGRGRSWVWLGLSQTARARGDAAATLEVLRRGWQELSDADMAMDCAEMALDLIQLSQQVAHDPRTDPAGRARSTDEVDEVVALVARLAAKNPSVVHLQATALATAGLSTGDAALLIEAEQRMSATPRLLDHARIAELAALALPADDARGGSLADTALHAYAEVGADHQLTRARASFRQAGVPVHAQARSRPTSGWQSLTRTEERIAGHVATGQTNLEIAQSLFISRRTVETHVSNVLAKLGLRSRTEIAIRFAHRVEESR encoded by the coding sequence ATGCCTGTGTCCGCCCTGCCCACCGTCCCGCCCGGAAGACTCTTCCTGGGCCGGGAGGCCGAGGTCGAGCGCGTCATCGAGGCGCTCGGACCCGGGTCGTCGAGCGGACTCGTGGTCTCCGTGCAGGGCGAGGTCGGCATCGGCAAGACGTCGCTGATCGAGGCGGTGCTCGCACGCGAGCCGCAGGGCAGGCGCATTCTGCGCGGTGCGACGGATGCCATGGACCGGCGGCGTCCGTTCGGACTGCTGCTGGATGCGCTGGCCGACGTGCTCGACGAGGACGATCAGCGCGTCGCCGCGGAGCAGAGCGAGCAGATCGCCGGTGAGCGCCTGCTGGCGATCATCGAGGAGGTCGCCAGGGAGCCCGCGCTGCTGGTGCTCGAGGATCTGCACTGGGCCGATGCTGCGTCGCTGCGTCTGCTCACCCGGCTCAGCCGCACACTCGACCAGCTGCCGCTGGCGATCATCGCCTCTCTGCGCACACAGGCCAGGCACGAGACGGTCCCGGCTCTCGATCGTCTGCTCAGCGTGCTCAGCGAGCGCGGGCTGCTGCACTCGATCGTGCTGGACCCGCTGCCGGAGGAGACCTGCCTGGCGATCGCCGAGAATCTCACCGGCGCACGAGTCGAGGGCGAACTCGCACGCTACACGACGGCCGCGGGAGGCAACCCGCTGTTCCTCACCGAGATGATCCGCGCGCTCCTGCGCGACGGCGCCGTCACGCTCGGCGGGCGCGGCGAGGCGCTGCTGGATGCGCCGATCGGCCCGTCCCCTTCGCTGGCGACGATCATGATGCGCCATCTGAGTCATCTGAGTCCGCAGACCCGGGAGCTGCTGACCACCGCCGCTCTCCTGGGCACACGGTTCTCGCCGTCGCAGCTGCGCCTGGTCGCCGATCAGCCGATGAGCGAGCTCCTGCCCCTGCTGCGGGAGTCGTTCGCCGCCGGATTCATCGAAGAGATCGACGACGACACGTTCGGGTTCCGGCATCAGTTGATCCAGGACGTCCTGCTGCACGACCAGCCCGCCGCCGTCCGCGCCGAGCTGCACCGCGAAGTCGCTGTGACGCTGGACGCGGCGAATGTGTCGCCCGCGACGGTCGCCGATCACCTGCTGCAGGCGCCGACCGCGGGAACGGATCTGCCCTGGCTGCTGCGCCTGGCGCGGCGCACGGTGACCGCGGCTCCCCTGATCGCCGTGGAGCTGTGGGACCGTGTGGTCGCCGGCACGGACGCGGCCGATCCGATGCACGTCAGCGCCACGGCGGGACTGGCCCGCGCCGCGCTCAGCGCGGGCAGGGCGCAGGAGGCGGGCCGGCTCGCGGAGAGCGCGCTCGATCACGCCGGAGCGACCGAGGCGGGAACGATGCTCCGCGCCATCGAGCTGCGCGCGCTGCTGATGCAGCATGAGCACACCGCCGCCCACGAGCGCGCCATGGGGTACGCCGCGGTGCAGATCATCGAGCCGGCCGAGCGGGCGGCGCACCTCGCCTTCGCAGGCTGGCCCCTGTTCATGCTCGGCGATGTGGAGGGTGCGCGCAGAACGGCCCGCGAGGGCGCGGAACTGGCCGCCGAACACGGCAATCACGGCGCCCGGGTGTACGCCCTCGCACTGCAGGGGCAGATCGCGTCGTGCCGTGGTGAGCTCGATGAAGCCATCACTCTGCAGACCGAGGCGGTCTCCGTCGCCGACCGGCATCCGTCTCTGACCGCCATCGAGGCGTTCCCGCATGCACTGCTGGCCATCGCCCTCGCCGACGTCGACCGCTCGACCGAGTCCGTCGCCCTCGTGCATCGCGGACTCCAGGTCTCGGAGCAGTTCGGGTATCGCACCGGAATCCTGGCCACGCACACCCTCGCCGCGCAGGCGCGCAGCCACAGCGGTCACCTTTCCGACATCGCCGCTGAGCTCGAGGCGCACCGCGCGCTGCTCGGATCGATGGAGATCCGCCTCGACCCGCCTGTTCGGGGGCTCCGCGCGCACGTGATCGCGCAGCAGAGCGGCCCGGCAGCAGCGCTGGACGCCGCCGCCCAGCTCGACCCGGTGCCCGGAAGGGATCTGTGGGGAGGGCGCGGTCGGTCCTGGGTATGGCTGGGCCTGAGTCAGACCGCGCGTGCGCGCGGAGACGCCGCGGCCACGCTCGAGGTGCTGCGACGCGGGTGGCAGGAACTGAGCGACGCGGACATGGCGATGGACTGCGCTGAGATGGCCCTCGACCTGATCCAGCTGTCGCAGCAGGTGGCGCACGATCCGCGGACGGACCCGGCAGGGCGCGCGCGTTCGACCGACGAGGTCGATGAGGTCGTCGCGCTGGTGGCCCGACTCGCGGCGAAGAATCCGTCGGTCGTGCATCTGCAGGCCACAGCCCTCGCGACGGCAGGCCTGAGCACCGGCGACGCCGCCCTGCTGATCGAAGCCGAGCAGCGGATGTCGGCGACGCCGCGCCTGCTCGATCATGCTCGCATCGCGGAGCTCGCCGCGCTGGCTCTGCCCGCCGACGACGCGCGCGGCGGGAGCCTCGCCGACACGGCCCTGCACGCCTACGCCGAGGTCGGCGCGGATCATCAGCTGACCCGAGCCCGCGCGTCTTTCCGGCAGGCCGGCGTGCCTGTGCACGCGCAGGCACGATCCCGTCCGACATCCGGCTGGCAGTCGCTCACGCGCACCGAGGAGCGGATCGCCGGTCATGTGGCCACTGGCCAGACGAATCTGGAGATCGCCCAGAGCCTGTTCATCTCGCGACGCACGGTGGAGACGCATGTGTCAAACGTCCTCGCCAAGCTCGGACTGCGCTCGCGCACCGAGATCGCCATCCGCTTCGCGCACCGCGTCGAGGAGTCTCGTTAA
- a CDS encoding adenylate/guanylate cyclase domain-containing protein has product MWPESSAEADRGDPFAPRLVREWLAQMPDERHRSLPGTMIFADISGFTRLTERLARQGRVGAELLSDTLDLTFTRLLEPAFDDDADLLKWGGDAVLLFVRGAEHAARAARIAHGMRAALRTLVRDRILPVPAQLRMSIGIRTGVFDMFFVGDPASHRELIVGGPDITRLVAIEQTCDAGRILVCADTADLLPSRLLGDAHDVGGDREGRMLRTAPSGARRPPRTPVGPGPSVLPTLPPGIRAQVLSGPGEPEHRPVAIGFVQFTGTDALLQDAERAADAVAALVETVQRACLRHGVTFFETDIAADGGKIMLIAGAPRSAGRDAARMLSVARQIADHTGPLQVRVGVSTGPVFAGELGPALRRAYSVKGDAVNLAARLLGRAQPGQVVATADAVSTARLRLQAVPIEPFLVKGKRVPVHALTVLHVDEQTSDARGETPFVGRSAEIAVLRAALAAASDHRGSVIDVVGEPGIGKTRLVAEAGAPDGIRSLVTSASGYEADAPYAAVGGLLRAALGIAPHDESDAVASRLSQTVHAERPDLLPWLPLIGVPLGVELPSTRDVDELDPRFRRGRIEDAVVALLASLLPAPTVLIFEDTHLLDEASDSLLLRLESEAHRHPWCVIATRREVPVGHVPRLQEPADRRIALAAMPHELARALVEQAAGSVRQSRHALEAIVERGQGNPLFLTSLATRQSGSTTEEELPGSVEAVLLVDIDRLDTADRALLRLAAVLGTRFDPRFLARLRDAGAETRLSAEDIADRLAEFVRPVDDGDLEFRHAMVRDVAYAGLPFRLRRRLHEQVALAWENAADQSSSSERLSLHFHAAGLHERAWVHSLHAGEQARGKYAYAQAAAFFARAIDAAMHLPQIPRADRAAAFSSLGDSLDMAGDATGALTALRRARRELAGDPVATGDLLYREARITQRLGRYRAAMAQLTRALRMLEESVGAEADAVRAQLATRYGFCLHLQSRARDAVRWSRLGVEWAEASGDRSVLAHACNALHLAYGASALDEDRPYGQIALGLYERLDDLSGQALTLNNLAIDAYNGGEWNDAISAFARSGETFRRLGDEANEATALYNTADVLVAQGRHGEALPVLQAALRLARRVDDEELVGLVLREQARAEAGVGDSSVAWPLFDEARAVLAGLELATEVALLDAARAEALTDAGDAEQALALIDDTIRAARLRAADTLARLHRIRAQVLVSQGESSQAAEAAREGLARTTGGYGGYEPALLQLALAEATGDDELQSQSRRTLRDLGVVV; this is encoded by the coding sequence ATGTGGCCTGAATCGTCGGCGGAGGCCGATCGTGGTGACCCGTTCGCCCCGCGGCTCGTTCGCGAATGGCTCGCGCAGATGCCCGACGAGCGTCACCGCAGCCTGCCGGGAACCATGATCTTCGCGGACATCTCCGGCTTTACGCGGCTCACCGAGCGGCTGGCGCGACAGGGCAGAGTCGGCGCCGAGCTGCTCAGCGACACCCTCGACCTGACCTTCACGCGGCTGCTCGAACCCGCGTTCGACGACGACGCCGACCTGCTGAAGTGGGGCGGGGACGCCGTGCTGCTGTTCGTGCGCGGAGCCGAGCATGCAGCTCGCGCGGCACGCATCGCGCATGGCATGCGCGCGGCGCTGCGCACCCTCGTCCGCGATCGCATCCTCCCGGTTCCCGCGCAGCTGCGCATGTCGATCGGCATCCGCACCGGAGTGTTCGACATGTTCTTCGTCGGCGACCCCGCCAGCCATCGCGAGCTGATCGTCGGCGGACCGGACATCACTCGACTCGTCGCCATCGAGCAGACGTGCGACGCCGGTCGGATCCTGGTCTGCGCCGACACCGCCGACCTGCTGCCGTCACGGCTGCTCGGCGACGCGCACGACGTCGGCGGGGACAGGGAGGGACGGATGCTGCGCACGGCGCCCTCCGGGGCACGCCGCCCGCCGCGGACTCCCGTCGGGCCCGGCCCGTCGGTGCTGCCGACGCTGCCTCCCGGCATCCGCGCACAGGTCCTCTCGGGGCCCGGCGAGCCCGAGCACCGGCCGGTTGCGATCGGGTTCGTGCAGTTCACCGGCACCGACGCCCTGCTGCAGGACGCGGAGCGCGCGGCCGACGCCGTCGCGGCGCTGGTCGAAACCGTGCAGCGCGCCTGTCTGCGGCACGGCGTGACCTTCTTCGAGACCGACATCGCCGCGGACGGCGGGAAGATCATGCTCATCGCGGGGGCTCCGCGCAGCGCGGGCCGGGATGCCGCGCGGATGCTGTCGGTCGCGCGGCAGATCGCCGATCACACCGGTCCGCTGCAGGTGCGGGTCGGCGTGTCCACCGGCCCCGTGTTCGCCGGCGAGCTGGGGCCGGCGCTGCGGCGGGCGTACTCGGTCAAGGGCGATGCCGTGAACCTCGCCGCCCGGCTGCTCGGTCGGGCGCAGCCAGGGCAGGTGGTGGCCACTGCGGATGCCGTCAGCACTGCCCGTCTGCGCTTGCAGGCGGTGCCGATCGAGCCGTTCCTGGTGAAGGGCAAACGCGTCCCCGTGCACGCCCTGACGGTGCTGCACGTCGACGAGCAGACCTCCGACGCTCGGGGGGAGACGCCGTTCGTCGGCAGATCCGCCGAGATCGCCGTGCTGCGCGCGGCGCTGGCTGCGGCATCCGATCATCGAGGCAGCGTGATCGACGTCGTCGGCGAACCGGGCATCGGCAAGACGCGGCTCGTCGCCGAAGCGGGAGCGCCGGACGGCATCCGGTCACTGGTGACCAGCGCGAGCGGCTATGAGGCGGATGCTCCCTATGCGGCCGTCGGGGGTCTGCTGCGCGCGGCCCTCGGCATCGCCCCGCACGACGAGTCGGATGCCGTGGCATCACGCCTGTCCCAGACCGTGCATGCCGAGCGGCCGGACCTGCTGCCGTGGCTGCCGCTGATCGGCGTTCCTCTCGGCGTCGAGCTGCCCTCGACCCGTGACGTCGATGAGCTGGACCCTCGCTTCCGACGCGGGCGCATCGAAGACGCGGTCGTCGCACTGCTTGCGAGCCTGCTCCCCGCGCCCACGGTGCTGATCTTCGAGGACACGCATCTGCTCGACGAGGCGTCCGACTCGCTGCTGCTGCGTCTCGAGTCTGAGGCGCATCGGCATCCGTGGTGCGTGATCGCGACCCGCCGGGAGGTGCCCGTCGGCCATGTGCCGCGGCTGCAGGAACCGGCCGACCGCCGCATCGCGCTCGCCGCGATGCCGCATGAGCTCGCGCGTGCCCTCGTCGAGCAGGCGGCCGGATCGGTGCGGCAGAGCCGCCATGCGCTCGAGGCGATCGTGGAGCGCGGGCAGGGCAACCCCCTGTTCCTCACCTCGCTTGCGACCAGGCAGTCGGGTTCGACGACTGAGGAGGAGCTGCCCGGATCGGTGGAGGCGGTGCTGCTCGTCGACATCGACCGTCTCGACACCGCCGACCGTGCGCTGCTGCGGCTCGCCGCGGTGCTCGGCACCCGCTTCGATCCGCGATTCCTCGCACGGCTGCGAGATGCGGGTGCTGAGACGCGCCTGAGCGCCGAGGACATCGCCGATCGGCTGGCGGAGTTCGTGCGTCCGGTCGATGACGGCGACCTGGAGTTCCGACACGCGATGGTGCGCGACGTCGCCTACGCGGGCCTGCCGTTCCGGCTGCGGCGCAGACTCCACGAGCAGGTGGCGCTCGCCTGGGAGAACGCGGCCGACCAGTCGTCGTCCTCCGAACGGCTGAGTCTGCACTTCCATGCCGCCGGCTTGCACGAGCGGGCATGGGTGCATTCGCTGCATGCGGGGGAGCAGGCCCGGGGCAAGTACGCCTACGCGCAGGCGGCGGCCTTCTTCGCCCGAGCCATCGACGCCGCGATGCACCTGCCGCAGATCCCGCGTGCGGATCGGGCGGCGGCCTTCTCGTCCCTCGGCGACAGCCTCGACATGGCGGGGGATGCGACGGGCGCCCTGACGGCACTGCGCCGCGCACGGCGCGAACTCGCGGGGGACCCGGTCGCGACCGGGGACCTGCTCTACCGCGAGGCCCGTATCACGCAGCGTCTGGGACGCTACCGGGCGGCGATGGCTCAGTTGACGCGCGCGTTGCGCATGCTCGAGGAGAGCGTCGGCGCTGAGGCCGATGCGGTGCGCGCACAGCTCGCCACCCGCTACGGGTTCTGCCTGCACCTGCAGAGTCGTGCGCGCGATGCCGTGCGCTGGAGCCGCCTCGGAGTGGAATGGGCGGAGGCGTCGGGTGACCGCTCCGTGCTCGCGCACGCCTGCAACGCGCTGCACCTCGCCTACGGCGCGTCGGCGCTGGACGAGGACCGGCCGTACGGGCAGATCGCGCTGGGCCTGTACGAGCGGCTCGACGACCTGAGCGGCCAGGCGCTCACTCTGAACAACCTCGCCATCGACGCGTACAACGGCGGCGAGTGGAACGACGCGATCAGCGCCTTCGCCCGGTCGGGCGAGACCTTCCGCCGTCTGGGCGACGAGGCCAACGAGGCGACCGCGCTGTACAACACGGCTGACGTGCTGGTCGCCCAGGGCCGGCACGGCGAGGCGCTGCCGGTGCTGCAGGCGGCCCTGCGGCTGGCTCGCCGCGTCGATGACGAGGAGCTCGTCGGCCTGGTGCTGCGCGAACAGGCCAGGGCCGAGGCCGGCGTCGGAGACAGCTCCGTCGCCTGGCCGCTGTTCGACGAGGCGCGCGCGGTGCTCGCCGGGTTGGAGCTCGCCACCGAGGTGGCGCTGCTGGACGCGGCGCGTGCGGAGGCGCTGACGGATGCCGGGGATGCCGAGCAGGCACTGGCGCTCATCGACGACACGATCCGGGCCGCGCGGCTGCGGGCCGCCGACACGCTGGCTCGGCTGCATCGCATCCGCGCCCAGGTGCTCGTCTCCCAGGGTGAATCCTCGCAGGCCGCCGAGGCCGCGCGCGAGGGACTGGCCCGCACCACGGGCGGCTACGGGGGCTACGAACCGGCGCTGCTGCAGCTCGCGCTGGCCGAGGCCACCGGCGACGACGAACTGCAGTCGCAGTCCCGGCGCACGCTGCGCGACCTCGGTGTCGTCGTCTGA
- a CDS encoding 3-deoxy-7-phosphoheptulonate synthase, whose protein sequence is MTTTLAPTTTDLHVTGFTPIPSPAEITRMLPIGTERSALVSRSRDEVRAVMNGTDDRLLVVVGPCSIHDPEAGLEYAGRLVREADRFGDDLLIVMRTYFEKPRTTVGWKGLINDPHLDGSHDIESGLRLARGFLRDVTALGLPAGTEFLEPISPQYTADLITWGAIGARTTESQIHRQLASGLSMPIGFKNGTDGGIQVALDAASAASAPQAFLGIGADGRASLVATTGNPDTSVILRGASDGPNYGREHVRRASERLAAAGLTPRLVIDASHGNSGKDHLRQAQVASELAEQIAVDGAAIAGVMLESNLVAGAQRLDVTVGPAKLVPGQSVTDACMGWDATAAALGQLAASVRSRRG, encoded by the coding sequence ATGACCACCACTCTCGCCCCGACGACCACCGACCTGCACGTCACCGGGTTCACGCCGATCCCGTCTCCCGCCGAGATCACCCGGATGCTGCCGATCGGCACCGAACGCTCCGCTCTCGTCTCCCGCAGCCGCGACGAGGTGCGCGCCGTGATGAACGGCACGGACGACCGGCTGCTCGTCGTGGTCGGCCCGTGCTCGATCCACGATCCCGAGGCAGGGCTGGAGTACGCCGGTCGTCTCGTCCGCGAAGCCGACCGCTTCGGCGACGACCTGCTGATCGTGATGCGCACCTACTTCGAGAAGCCTCGGACCACGGTCGGCTGGAAGGGCCTCATCAACGACCCGCACCTCGACGGCAGCCACGACATCGAGAGCGGCCTGCGTCTGGCGCGCGGTTTCCTGCGCGACGTCACCGCCCTGGGGCTGCCTGCGGGTACGGAGTTCCTCGAGCCGATCAGCCCGCAGTACACCGCCGACCTCATCACGTGGGGCGCGATCGGCGCGCGCACGACCGAGAGCCAGATCCACCGGCAGCTGGCATCCGGCCTGTCCATGCCGATCGGATTCAAGAACGGCACCGACGGTGGGATCCAGGTCGCACTGGACGCCGCGTCGGCGGCATCCGCTCCGCAGGCCTTCCTCGGGATCGGCGCCGACGGGCGCGCCAGCCTCGTGGCCACCACCGGCAACCCCGACACGTCCGTGATCCTCCGCGGCGCATCGGATGGTCCGAACTACGGACGCGAGCACGTGCGTCGGGCATCCGAGCGCCTCGCCGCCGCAGGGCTCACCCCGCGCCTGGTCATCGACGCCAGCCACGGCAACAGCGGCAAGGACCATCTGCGTCAGGCGCAGGTCGCCTCAGAGCTCGCCGAGCAGATCGCCGTCGACGGGGCCGCGATCGCCGGCGTCATGCTGGAGAGCAATCTGGTCGCGGGTGCGCAGCGCCTCGATGTGACCGTGGGTCCTGCGAAGCTCGTGCCCGGGCAGAGCGTCACGGACGCCTGCATGGGATGGGATGCCACGGCCGCAGCGCTCGGTCAGCTCGCCGCATCCGTGCGGAGTCGACGCGGCTGA